From a region of the Carettochelys insculpta isolate YL-2023 chromosome 29, ASM3395843v1, whole genome shotgun sequence genome:
- the PA2G4 gene encoding proliferation-associated protein 2G4 isoform X1 yields MSGEEEAAELTIAEDLVVTKYKMGGDIANRVLRTVVEAAKSGGSVLSLCEKGDAMIMEETGKIFKKEKEMKKGIAFPTSISVNNCVCHFSPLKSDQDYILKDGDLVKIDLGVHVDGFIANVAHSFIISAAKETPVMGRKADVIKAAHLCAEAALRLVKPGNQNTQVTDAWNKIAHSFKCTPIEGMLSHQLKQHVIDGEKTIIQNPTDQQKKDHEKAEFEVHEVYAIDVLVSTGEGKAKDAGQRTTIYKRDPSKQYGLKMKTSRAFFSEVERRFDTMPFTLRAFEDEKKARMGVVECAKHELLQPFNVLYEKEGEFVAQFKFTVLLMPNGPMRITCGPFEPELYKSELEVQDAELKALLQSSASRKTQKKKKKKASKNAENATTGEPAEDNEAGD; encoded by the exons atGTCGGGCGAGGAGGAGGCGGCCGAGCTGACCATCGCCGAGGACCTGGTGGTGACCAAGTACAAGATGGGGGGGGACATCGCCAACC GGGTCCTGCGTACAGTGGTCGAAGCCGCTAAATCTGGAGGGTCTGTTCTTAGCCTGTGTGAGAAGGGGGATGCCATGATCATGGAAGAGACTGGCAAAATCTTcaagaaggagaaagaaatgaaaaaag GTATTGCCTTCCCAACGAGTATATCAGTAAATAACTGCGTCTGTCACTTTTCCCCCTTGAAGAGTGACCAAGATTATATCCTCAAAGACGGAGACTTGGTCAAGAT TGACCTGGGAGTCCATGTGGATGGCTTCATCGCGAATGTAGCGCACAGTTTTATCATCAGTGCAGCAAAG GAAACCCCAGTGATGGGTCGTAAAGCGGATGTCATCAAGGCAGCTCACCTTTGTGCCGAAGCTGCCCTGCGCTTGGTAAAACCCGGAAACCAG AACACACAAGTGACAGACGCTTGGAACAAAATAGCCCACTCCTTTAAGTGCACGCCGATTGAAG GGATGCTGTCCCACCAGTTGAAACAGCACGTGATTGATGGGGAGAAAACGATCATCCAAAATCCTACAGACCAGCAAAA GAAGGACCATGAAAAAGCTGAGTTTGAGGTCCATGAAGTTTACGCCATTGATGTTCTTGTCAGCACCGGAGAAGGGAAG GCAAAGGATGCTGGCCAGAGAACTACCATTTACAAAAGGGACCCCTCAAAGCAGTACGGCTTGAAAATGAAAACCTCCCGTGCCTTTTTCAGCGAAGTGGAGAGGCGCTTTGACACTATGCCGTTTACACTCAG ggcATTTGAGGACGAGAAGAAGGCCAGGATGGGGGTGGTGGAATGTGCCAAACATGAGCTGCTCCAGCCTTTCAATGTCCTGTATGAAAAGGAAG GTGAGTTTGTCGCCCAGTTCAAATTTACAGTGCTCTTAATGCCCAACGGCCCCATGAGGATAACCTGTGGCCCCTTCGAGCCGGAGCTCTACAAATCTGAACTGGAGGTTCAGGATGCAGAACTGAAG GCACTGCTGCAGAGCTCCGCCAGCCGGAAGAcgcagaaaaagaagaaaaagaag GCATCCAAGAACGCTGAGAACGCCACCACGGGGGAACCAGCAGAAGACAACGAAGCTGGCGACTGA
- the PA2G4 gene encoding proliferation-associated protein 2G4 isoform X2 produces MIMEETGKIFKKEKEMKKGIAFPTSISVNNCVCHFSPLKSDQDYILKDGDLVKIDLGVHVDGFIANVAHSFIISAAKETPVMGRKADVIKAAHLCAEAALRLVKPGNQNTQVTDAWNKIAHSFKCTPIEGMLSHQLKQHVIDGEKTIIQNPTDQQKKDHEKAEFEVHEVYAIDVLVSTGEGKAKDAGQRTTIYKRDPSKQYGLKMKTSRAFFSEVERRFDTMPFTLRAFEDEKKARMGVVECAKHELLQPFNVLYEKEGEFVAQFKFTVLLMPNGPMRITCGPFEPELYKSELEVQDAELKALLQSSASRKTQKKKKKKASKNAENATTGEPAEDNEAGD; encoded by the exons ATGATCATGGAAGAGACTGGCAAAATCTTcaagaaggagaaagaaatgaaaaaag GTATTGCCTTCCCAACGAGTATATCAGTAAATAACTGCGTCTGTCACTTTTCCCCCTTGAAGAGTGACCAAGATTATATCCTCAAAGACGGAGACTTGGTCAAGAT TGACCTGGGAGTCCATGTGGATGGCTTCATCGCGAATGTAGCGCACAGTTTTATCATCAGTGCAGCAAAG GAAACCCCAGTGATGGGTCGTAAAGCGGATGTCATCAAGGCAGCTCACCTTTGTGCCGAAGCTGCCCTGCGCTTGGTAAAACCCGGAAACCAG AACACACAAGTGACAGACGCTTGGAACAAAATAGCCCACTCCTTTAAGTGCACGCCGATTGAAG GGATGCTGTCCCACCAGTTGAAACAGCACGTGATTGATGGGGAGAAAACGATCATCCAAAATCCTACAGACCAGCAAAA GAAGGACCATGAAAAAGCTGAGTTTGAGGTCCATGAAGTTTACGCCATTGATGTTCTTGTCAGCACCGGAGAAGGGAAG GCAAAGGATGCTGGCCAGAGAACTACCATTTACAAAAGGGACCCCTCAAAGCAGTACGGCTTGAAAATGAAAACCTCCCGTGCCTTTTTCAGCGAAGTGGAGAGGCGCTTTGACACTATGCCGTTTACACTCAG ggcATTTGAGGACGAGAAGAAGGCCAGGATGGGGGTGGTGGAATGTGCCAAACATGAGCTGCTCCAGCCTTTCAATGTCCTGTATGAAAAGGAAG GTGAGTTTGTCGCCCAGTTCAAATTTACAGTGCTCTTAATGCCCAACGGCCCCATGAGGATAACCTGTGGCCCCTTCGAGCCGGAGCTCTACAAATCTGAACTGGAGGTTCAGGATGCAGAACTGAAG GCACTGCTGCAGAGCTCCGCCAGCCGGAAGAcgcagaaaaagaagaaaaagaag GCATCCAAGAACGCTGAGAACGCCACCACGGGGGAACCAGCAGAAGACAACGAAGCTGGCGACTGA